A stretch of DNA from Candidatus Methylomirabilis tolerans:
AACCCCTGACCGCACATCCAAACGCACCGTTCAGAGGGAGCGAAACCATCGCGCCTTGGCTTCTAGCGTTTCCTCCGCCCAATCATGGGTCACCGCTTGCTCTCTTTTCATGCAGCCACCTTAGCAGAAATAGGCGTCCGTTTTCAATTGCAGAGCGTCCCTAATGAGCAGCGCTTTTTAGCGTCCGCTCAAGTAGGTTGGTTATGCCGCGGCTTTGCCGGGAAGCTCCCAACCCGGGAATACCAGCACACCGGGGTGACACTTGAGTGCCCTGGCGAGCACTTTCGCCCGTTCAACCCCCAGACGGACTCGATCGTTCTCAATGGCCGAGATGGTGGGCTGGGGAATTCCGGTAAGGCTGGAGAGCCGGCTTTGGCTCAGCTCCTGAAGTTCGCGAAGAATCCGTACCGATTCGCCGACCGACACCTCGATACGCTTTTTTGCGGGACGGTAATCTTTCATTTCACGGCCTCCGATAGTCATGTGCGGTTATCGAAGCGACTTGGAACAGCAGCTTTCCAGGAACCACGCGATAAATGACACGCCACTGAAGTCCAAGCCGGCAAGACCGGTATCCGCACCACTCACCCGATAATGCCTCATCGCGAAAACTCCGAATCAGGCGAAGTCCCGGCGGACCGGATATTGTCGCGATATCTTTCCATTTCTCATACCGCTTCAGAATGTCCTTTGGGATCGACGCCACCTGTTTGTCTACACGGCGGTGCTCCTCGATGCGCCTCATACCATATTATGTGTATACCTTATATGGTATGTCAACCGGATTATTAGCGCGAATCGGGATAGGGAGGGGCCTCACGACCCCTCTCCTCCCACACCACCGTACATACGGATCACGTATACGGCGATTCGGCAGATTCAGTGGGCAAGCTGTCCCTCACCCAGGGTCGGTAGACCCAGCGCCGCAAAGTACCGCGCGGGTAACGACCAAGGTAACCGGGCGGCAGCCAGCGACCTTTGATTACGGAAAACGCGCCAACCGCCGCTCCGGTTGACCGCCTTGTTCGCTGCTCAAGCTGGGACACGGGTAACGAAATCGCGAACGGAGGCGATAAATAAACCTACTTGAGCTTTGTCATATGCTGCGTAATCGCCATGAGCAGCACTGTTGCGAAGCCCAAGCCATGCTGTGACATTCTTCTGATCTAGTTTTGAATACACACCAGCGCCGCCCAATTCGCCGTTAACGGTGTCGGCCTTCTTCGCCTTGCCTGCGGCCTCGGTGGGAATTCCTGCCTTCTTGCACAGTTGCTTGAGATGCGCCTCAAGTGTGCTGCCACACACGACTGCCGCCGCATCTTTGTATCCGGTCTCAAGTAGATGTTGAGCCATCTCAAGAAAGTCACCGAACAGTTCGCCGTGGATCAGCTCTTCGAGCGTGCGAAGGTAACCGTTGCGGATGTTGTGCAACAATGATTCGGCGACGCCAATTTGGCCTGCAAGGTGCCCCCAAGAATGATCTTTTGTTTCAAGTATTGCCTTCGCTTGCTCGAAATACACCGAGCCCCGACCGGCTGCTCGTTCGATTGCCGCAAGGCAGCGGGTTTGCATTTGACGAACACGAACGTCTGAGATCACGTCCGATGCGTCGTCATGCTCCGATTGCTGCCGAGCAGTTGCGTACTCTTGGATGATCGCATCGAGTTCAGCTTCAAACGGCGAGGCCATTCAGTGTGCTTCCGAGTGATGTTGCAGCGAACAATAGTTAGAATGATCCGCATAAGATGCGGAGTTTCGTTTTCCTGTCGTCATATCACACCTTAGGAGCGCCGCCCCGTGGCACACGCATTTCCTTATTTTCCGCCGGCTGGGTGCGATCCAACAGTTTATCACGGCTTCGTATGCGGATCAGCATAACAGCCCCCTCGCTGACCTCAGAGCCCGTCAATCGGACTGCGAACGCTTGCCGGTCCACGGTTGAGGACATGGGTGTACATCGAGGAAGGCTCAGTTACGTTTCATACGCCGAACCTCGGAGGCGGTCAAGGATTTTCGTTGTACTTCTCACGCTGATCGACTTTTCCAAGAAACGAGTACGAGGTCGCCATCAAATGAGTCGTTGCTGTGCTTGCGATTGCTTTTTCCTTGACACTCGTGTCAACCAAGCTATGGTTGAACGCAGGCGTATCCGCGATGGGATAGAAGCTATTTGACCTTCAGAGACAGAGTAGAAATGAATGAGTATTGGCCAGGGGTGTAGTCGGACAGCCGATCGAGTTTCCTTGACCCATCGTGCCTGGGTCGAGGTCGATCTCGAGGCGATCCGCCACAATATAGCCACCATCCGACGGCTGCTGAAACCCTCCACACAGTTGATGTCGGTCGTCAAGGCTGATGGCTATGGCCATGGTGCTGTTGCGGTCGCTCGGACCGCGCTGTCAGCCGGCGCCTCATGGCTTGCGGTCGCCACAGTTGAAGAAGGAATCTCCCTAAGAATGGCGGGAATCGAAGCGCCGATTCTCCTCTTTGGCCCCGTGATCTGCACAGAGGAGATCGACGCGCTTGCCGAGCATCGGCTGCAACCAACGGTCTGCAGCCTCGACCAAGCCCGTCGCTTCTCCGAGGCGGGTCTGGGGCCGATCCCAATTCACCTGAAGGTCGATACCGGCATGTCCCGCCTGGGAGTCTCATGGCACGAGGCCCAGGATCTCTTGAGCGCGATAAGGGTCCTGCCGGATGTGTCGGTTGTCAGCCTGTACAGCCACCTCGCTACGGCTGACGCGGTCGACCCCACAACAGCCATGGAGCAGTTTACGCGATTCGCAAAGTTAGTAGATACGCTGCAGCGGCAGGGGCGTCGGCCCCCATTGGTGCATCTGGCTAATTCTGCCGCTACCCTGACGTTCCCCGACACTCACTTCGACCTGGTCCGGATCGGGTTGGCTCAGTATGGCCTGTACCCAAGCTCTCACTTACAGGCCGTCGTTGCTCTTCGCCCTGCCCTTGCGCTCAAAGCAAAGATCGTCTTCGTTAAAACCGTTCCACCGGGGACCGGTGTCAGTTACGGTCATACCTTTCGGACAGCGCGCCGGACGCGTTTAGCCACCGTATCGATCGGCTATGGTGATGGAATCTCCCGCGCCCTCTCAAACGGGATCGATTTCCTGGTTCGTGGTCGGCGGGCTCGACAGGTGGGCACGATTACGATGGACCAATGCCTGATCGATATCACTGACGTACCGGAGGCGTCCGATGGGGATGTTGCTACGCTCCTTGGGCAGGACGGGGGGGAACGTATCTCAATTGCAGAATGGGCAGCGCGACTGGAGACCATCCCGTACGAGATCCTCACTGCCCTCTCCCCGCGCCTACCGAGGATATTCTGCCAAGCCTGACCTGACCAGCTCTGTCTGGAAAAAGGTAGATTCCTAGACAGAGGCTTCACCGTATGGTATAGTTTCTCTGGTTCCCGCTCCGAGGCTCACGCGAGAGTGGCGGAATGGCAGACGCGCTGGACTTAGGATCCAGTCCGCCTTTGGCGGATGGGGGTTCAAGTCCCCCCTCTCGCACCACAAATCCGACGGCTAAATCTGAGATACTTATGAAAGTAGATATCGAAGAGATCAGCAGCACGAAGCGTGCGCTACGAATTGAATTGCCCCCCCAACGCCTCATGGAGAAGCTGGACACGGCCTATCTCCACCTGGCTAAAAAGGTTCGCCTGCCGGGCTTCCGCCCAGGCAAGATCCCGCGAGATCTCCTACGTTCACGCTTCAAGGATGAGGCAAGGCAGGAGGCGCTCCGAGAGCTTATCCCGGAAAGCTATAGTCAGGCGCTCAAGGAGGCTAATCTGAATCCGGTAAGCGAGCCCAGACTGGAGGAGGTGGTCTGCGAGGTGGGAAAGCCTCTCAGCTACCGGGCAACCTTCGACGTCAAGCCTGCGTTACAACTCTCGGGTTATACGGGGGTTGAGCTCTACAAGGAGAAGGTTGAGGCGACGGACTCGGAGGTGGATCGAGCCTTGGAACACCTTCGGGAACGGGCGGCGGAGTACGTGCCGATGGATGGCTGGCCCGCCCTGCAGGAAGACCTCCTGGTGATGGACTACGAAGGCTTTGCCGGCGGTAAACCGCTCAAGGGTGTGAGTGGCCGGAACGCCTCGATCCTTCTCGGCGCCCATCAGTTTATCCCCGAGTTTGAAGCGCAACTCCATGGTCTGAAGAGAGGAGAGATCAAGGAGTTCTCGCTGGAATTCCCGACCGATTACGGGCGGCGGGAGTTGGCGGGAAAGCGGGTACTCTTCAGGGTTATCGTAAAAGAGGTCAAAAAGAAACAGATACCGCCGCTGGATGATGATTTCGCGAGATCGGTGGGTGGGTGCGCGGATCTCCTTGAGCTAAAGGAGAAGGTCAAGCAGGACCTATTGGCACACAAGGAGCGGGAGCAGGTAGGGCGTCTGAAGGGCCAGCTTCTTGAAAAGTTACGTGCCGCCCATCCCTTTGATCCCCCTGAATCGCTGGTTGATGCGGAGGTCAAGGCGATCCTTGATGATCTGAGGCGGGGCGTCGGCGGACAGAGGGCCACCCCTGCTCAGAATGAAGAAGAGGCAATGCAAACCAGAGCAAGAGAGCTTGCAGAAAAACGGGTACGAAACTCTCTCTTGCTGGAGGCAGTCGCGAAGCAGGAACAGCTTGTCGTATCGGAAGAAGAATTGAACAAAGAGATCGAATCGACCGCTGTTGCCTTGAACCAGAAACCGGAGGCCTTCCGCAAACTACTACAGCGGGAGGAACGGATTGAGACTATTCGAATGCAATTGCTGGAGCGGAAGGCGCTCGATCTTCTGTACGAGCGGGCCAATGTGGTGGATGGGGTCAATCTCGTAACCCTCGCCTGAACACCTCACAAAGGGAGTTGTACGCCATGCAACTGATTCCAATGGTGGTTGAGCAGACCAGCCGGGGTGAGCGAGCTTACGACATCTTCTCCCGTCTCCTGAAGGACCGGATCCTGTTCATCGGTGCCCCGATCGACGACGCTGAGTCGAATCTGGTGATCGCCCAGCTCCTTTTTCTGGAAGCCGAAGACCCTGACAAAGATATCCATCTCTATATCAACTCACCGGGCGGGTCGGTCACTGCCTCCCTGGCTATCTATGACACGATGCAGTATATCAAGCCGGCTATCGAGACAATCTGCATGGGCCAAGCGGCCAGTGGAGCCGCACTCCTTTTGGCGGCCGGCGCCAAGGGAAAGCGCTATGCCCTCCCCCACGCGCGGATCATGATCCACCAGCCATACGGGGGAGCCCAGGGGCAGGCGTCCGACATCCAGATCCAGGCAAAAGAGATCCTTCGGATGCGACAGGAACTGGATCGGATTATCGCAAACCACACCGGTCAGCCGCTGGAACGAATTGAGAGAGACAGCGACCGCGACTTCTTCATGTCTCCTGAGGAGGCCAAAGAATACGGCCTGATTGACGAGGTGATCCACTCGCGCGAGAGTCTTTCATCATCAGCCACAGCCCCAGCGCCATAGATGTTCCAAACGTTTGCTGATTCGTCCAGGGTCTCACCAATCGCAGTCGACTCAACAGTTGCGACGAGACATATCGCTCACTATCCAGGATACATAGACGGTTTCGTGTTCTATGCAGCATGGTGCAAGCAAAGACCGGCGCACGGCGAATCGTTCGCTTGACACTGTAAGTTCAAAATTTTGAATGTTAGGGGGGGTAGATGGCCAAGGCGGTAAAAGGCGGCGGAAAGCTCACTTGTTCCTTTTGCGGAAAAAGTCAGGATGACGTCCGAAAGCTGATCGCCGGTCCTACAGTCTACATCTGCGACGAGTGTATCGAACTCTGCAACGACATCATCGCCGAGGAGTGGGAAGAGGAAAAGGGTAAGGGCCTCGGTGAGCTCCCCAAACCGTCTGAGATTAAGTCGATCCTGGACCAGTATGTCATCAGCCAGGATCGGGCCAAGAAGAGTCTGGCGGTTGCCGTCCACAACCACTATAAGCGTGTCAACGCCCGGATGACCTTCGACGACGTCGAACTGACGAAATCAAATATCCTCCTTATTGGTCCAACCGGATGCGGTAAGACCCTTTTAGCGCAAACACTAGCGAAGATCCTGGATGTGCCGTTCACCAT
This window harbors:
- the alr gene encoding alanine racemase, which encodes MSIGQGCSRTADRVSLTHRAWVEVDLEAIRHNIATIRRLLKPSTQLMSVVKADGYGHGAVAVARTALSAGASWLAVATVEEGISLRMAGIEAPILLFGPVICTEEIDALAEHRLQPTVCSLDQARRFSEAGLGPIPIHLKVDTGMSRLGVSWHEAQDLLSAIRVLPDVSVVSLYSHLATADAVDPTTAMEQFTRFAKLVDTLQRQGRRPPLVHLANSAATLTFPDTHFDLVRIGLAQYGLYPSSHLQAVVALRPALALKAKIVFVKTVPPGTGVSYGHTFRTARRTRLATVSIGYGDGISRALSNGIDFLVRGRRARQVGTITMDQCLIDITDVPEASDGDVATLLGQDGGERISIAEWAARLETIPYEILTALSPRLPRIFCQA
- a CDS encoding helix-turn-helix domain-containing protein; translation: MKDYRPAKKRIEVSVGESVRILRELQELSQSRLSSLTGIPQPTISAIENDRVRLGVERAKVLARALKCHPGVLVFPGWELPGKAAA
- the tig gene encoding trigger factor gives rise to the protein MKVDIEEISSTKRALRIELPPQRLMEKLDTAYLHLAKKVRLPGFRPGKIPRDLLRSRFKDEARQEALRELIPESYSQALKEANLNPVSEPRLEEVVCEVGKPLSYRATFDVKPALQLSGYTGVELYKEKVEATDSEVDRALEHLRERAAEYVPMDGWPALQEDLLVMDYEGFAGGKPLKGVSGRNASILLGAHQFIPEFEAQLHGLKRGEIKEFSLEFPTDYGRRELAGKRVLFRVIVKEVKKKQIPPLDDDFARSVGGCADLLELKEKVKQDLLAHKEREQVGRLKGQLLEKLRAAHPFDPPESLVDAEVKAILDDLRRGVGGQRATPAQNEEEAMQTRARELAEKRVRNSLLLEAVAKQEQLVVSEEELNKEIESTAVALNQKPEAFRKLLQREERIETIRMQLLERKALDLLYERANVVDGVNLVTLA
- the clpP gene encoding ATP-dependent Clp endopeptidase proteolytic subunit ClpP encodes the protein MQLIPMVVEQTSRGERAYDIFSRLLKDRILFIGAPIDDAESNLVIAQLLFLEAEDPDKDIHLYINSPGGSVTASLAIYDTMQYIKPAIETICMGQAASGAALLLAAGAKGKRYALPHARIMIHQPYGGAQGQASDIQIQAKEILRMRQELDRIIANHTGQPLERIERDSDRDFFMSPEEAKEYGLIDEVIHSRESLSSSATAPAP
- a CDS encoding type II toxin-antitoxin system mRNA interferase toxin, RelE/StbE family, which gives rise to MRRIEEHRRVDKQVASIPKDILKRYEKWKDIATISGPPGLRLIRSFRDEALSGEWCGYRSCRLGLQWRVIYRVVPGKLLFQVASITAHDYRRP